The following proteins come from a genomic window of Gossypium raimondii isolate GPD5lz chromosome 5, ASM2569854v1, whole genome shotgun sequence:
- the LOC105771144 gene encoding L-type lectin-domain containing receptor kinase S.4: MQKTSKRSHSNSFSIAKELIFFWVFLVFSSGQVFSQLDQFIFNGFHGSGNKMSLTGVADIADSGLLCLTNTTSRVSGHAFYSSPLKFKNSDNSKVSSFSSAFVIATVPEYPKLGGHGLAFVLSPSKQLSGSPSQYLGLLNASENGNSANHIFAVEFDTVKDLELGDINDNHVGVNVNSMKSIASTPAAYFLENRTKEELIIKSGAKIQAWIDYDSAKNRLDVKLSLLSEKPRSSILSIDVNLSSILQDFMFVGFSASTGLLASSHYVLGWSFNMSGEAQSLSLSSLPSLPRPKQNHTVLILCVTFAVVVVIMLIVFISFYLVRKLKESDIIEASELEIGPHRFSYQELKKATMGFRDKELLGFGGFGRVYKGTLQGTNTQVAVKRISHESKQGLREFMSEIASIGRLRHRNLVPLLGWCRCRGDLLIVYDYMPNGSLDKYLFDEPKRVLGWDERFKIIKGVASGLLYLHEEWEQTVIHRDIKAGNVLLDSELNGRLSDFGLAKLYEHGTNPTTTRVVGTLGYLAPELTKTGKPTIATDVFAFGAVLLEVACGRRPIEPKALPEELILVDWVWERWQSGAALEVVDPKLNGDFDELEAIVVIKLGLMCSNDAPDARPTMRQVVRYLEGEVALPEVVPSPGGYDSKKGHGSGGINTIRFEDFVHSYPNSPYLDVEDRDVDIEAGSTKHLDQPTAE; the protein is encoded by the coding sequence ATGCAGAAAACATCAAAAAGATcccattcaaattcattttccattgcaAAGGAGCTGATATTTTTCTGGGTTTTCCTTGTTTTTTCATCAGGCCAAGTTTTTTCTCAGCTAGATCAGTTCATCTTCAATGGGTTCCATGGTTCAGGCAACAAAATGAGCTTAACTGGAGTTGCAGACATTGCGGACAGTGGGTTGCTTTGTTTAACCAACACTACTTCTCGCGTAAGTGGCCATGCTTTTTACTCATCTCCATTGAAATTCAAGAACTCAGACAACAGCAAAGTTTCTTCTTTCTCATCTGCTTTCGTGATCGCCACTGTTCCCGAGTACCCAAAGCTCGGTGGCCATGGCCTTGCTTTCGTTCTCTCACCTTCGAAGCAACTTTCAGGCTCTCCCAGTCAATACCTGGGCTTGCTTAATGCAAGCGAGAATGGGAACTCAGCCAACCACATATTCGCAGTTGAGTTCGATACTGTGAAAGATTTAGAGTTAGGTGATATAAATGATAACCATGTCGGTGTTAATGTCAATAGCATGAAATCAATTGCTTCAACCCCTGCTgcttattttcttgaaaacagaACAAAAGAAGAGTTGATTATCAAGAGTGGGGCAAAAATCCAGGCTTGGATTGATTACGATTCGGCCAAAAATCGATTAGATGTGAAGCTTTCACTTTTGTCCGAGAAACCAAGATCTTCAATTTTGTCCATTGATGTGAATCTTTCATCAATTCTCCAGGATTTCATGTTTGTGGGGTTTTCAGCTTCAACAGGTTTGCTTGCAAGCTCTCACTATGTCTTGGGATGGAGTTTCAACATGAGTGGAGAGGCGCAATCTTTGTCTTTGTCTTCTTTGCCTTCTCTTCCAAGGCCTAAACAGAACCACACTGTCTTGATCCTTTGCGTTACATTTGCAGTTGTTGTTGTAATAATGTTGATTGTTTTCATCTCGTTTTACCTTGTAAGAAAACTTAAGGAATCGGACATAATTGAGGCCTCCGAACTGGAAATTGGTCCTCACAGATTCTCTTACCAAGAACTCAAGAAAGCAACAATGGGTTTCAGGGACAAAGAGCTACTTGGATTTGGTGGATTCGGCAGAGTTTACAAAGGAACTTTGCAGGGTACAAACACTCAAGTTGCTGTCAAACGGATTTCTCATGAATCAAAGCAAGGTCTAAGAGAATTCATGTCAGAGATTGCGAGTATCGGCCGTCTTCGCCATCGGAATCTTGTTCCGCTCCTCGGATGGTGTCGGTGCCGGGGTGATCTGTTAATTGTCTATGATTATATGCCTAATGGTAGTTTGGATAAGTACCTGTTTGATGAACCTAAACGAGTTCTCGGTTGGGACGAGAGGTTCAAAATAATCAAAGGCGTTGCTTCGGGTCTTTTATATCTGCATGAAGAATGGGAACAAACTGTAATTCATAGAGACATCAAAGCAGGCAATGTTCTATTAGATTCCGAGCTAAACGGAAGACTCAGCGACTTCGGCCTGGCTAAGTTATATGAACACGGCACAAACCCGACTACGACCAGGGTGGTTGGTACATTGGGGTACCTAGCACCTGAACTTACAAAAACTGGTAAGCCTACAATAGCTACCGATGTGTTTGCATTTGGTGCAGTTTTGCTTGAAGTGGCATGTGGGAGGAGACCTATTGAGCCAAAGGCATTGCCCGAGGAGCTAATTTTGGTGGATTGGGTGTGGGAAAGATGGCAAAGTGGTGCAGCTCTTGAGGTTGTGGATCCGAAATTGAATGGCGACTTTGATGAGCTAGAGGCCATTGTTGTGATCAAGCTCGGATTAATGTGTTCGAATGATGCACCAGACGCAAGGCCGACGATGAGGCAAGTAGTGAGGTACTTGGAAGGAGAGGTGGCTCTGCCAGAAGTGGTGCCATCGCCCGGTGGATATGATAGCAAAAAGGGTCATGGAAGTGGTGGTATCAATACCATCCGGTTTGAAGATTTTGTGCATTCATACCCAAATTCACCATATTTGGATGTTGAAGACAGGGATGTGGATATCGAAGCAGGCTCAACAAAACACCTCGATCAGCCTACAGCAGAGTAA